Within Quercus lobata isolate SW786 chromosome 5, ValleyOak3.0 Primary Assembly, whole genome shotgun sequence, the genomic segment gtttccaaaaaaaaaaaaaaatttatatcactCTTTTAAGTCTATTAGCATTCTCACCCCATCtattaaaaataatctaaaaatttGAACAGGGGaatatatatctcttttttcttttggaaacgagatttatttatttattttttttatgtgctgagcaaaatagaaaaatgaaaccTTAATTGAGTTAAATCAGGTTAGGCAGTGTATTAAAAAAGGTATTATCCAAGTCGATAAGTTGAGCTGGATCAAACCTTAGCAACCGACAATATCTAACTGTTAGGCGTTAGCTGGAACATTTCAATGTGGTAGATAAGAGTCTGACCAAATTTTAAGGACGGTAGATACAAACAACACTAGCATTATATATCtggtaaaattataaaaaagggCACACTGATCTTTTACTTTTGAccaaatgacaaaacactctCATCAAGTCCTACCAACTAAGTTTTGAATTTCATGGATCTCCCATGATTTCGACTAGATCTTACTATTATTAGATGCtttcaataattttgttttcttactCAAAGGGTAGTAGAACACGACCCTTGAGcttaaattttacaagtttgttTCTCATTATAAAGTTCTTCTCCACCTAGAAAAATTCAAGGTCACAAAAAAGATTTACAAACCATGacaaaaatatttgataatgaAGTGACACCCATGTTTCGTCATCATTGTTGGAAAATCAATTTACCTTTACTAATAATTCAAGTAAACAATTAAACTGTGGGTTTGATTAGCTCAATAAGTAAATTCTTCTGTTATAAAATAAGatatttaaaatcaaatctcgattacataaaaaagaaaccaattAACATCttgatttaataataatgagTAATTATTCTAATGCATatattataaattcaaattataaaaaaagaaaaagaaaaagaaaagagctcATTTGGACTCAATTAGGTattctaaacaaaaacaacttaTGACAATGTCGTTTTATCCAAAAACCAGTGTCCTGATCTCAACAAATTGATGTCCTCCAAGTCCAACTAACTAAGCAAACTAAAATATGAACATTCCTTAAGACATAAGTAccaaaaagatatatatatgtaacttattattatagtattatattcttttcttcACTTTACATAACGTGGCACATAGAATTAGCACACTaccaaaacattaaaaattaaaaaaaaaattgaaagtaaaaagaAAGCAGAATTTAATAAGAATCACGGACCACTATTTGTAGTTTATTACCACTATCATTATCATGACAAGATAATGCTGCTGACGATGGCAGTGCtagtggtggcggtggtggttgttgttgtggcAGTGGCGGCGACGGCGATCTTTGTTTTCGAAACTTGAAGATATAAAGCAAAGCAGAAATCACTAACAAAACGACACCTGTTAAACCACAAGCTACACTGCCCACCAACAACACGTCCCTCACGTGGTCTTTACTCTTACCGCGACCAGCGTTGTTGCCCCACCACGACGTGTCGTCGCCGTCGgcggtggaggaggaggaggagtttGAATTCAGGGCTTTGGGCATTGCCACGTCGGACGAGGTAGAAGAAGAGTTGCCGAAAAACGACATCATCTCCGGCGGCGGTGACTTCTCTGAGTCTGACGAGCTGGGAGTGTTGGTCTGGAACTCCAGGCCGTGATCCGACGGTCGCAATTCGTGGGATTCTGAATGGTCAGCGTTCATCATGGTCAAGGTCATCAAGATCAACGGCCCGTAGATAGCGATCATCACCGTAGACACTCCTCCTCTAAAACAcaccatgtttttttttttttcagcttaGCTTTCTGCTCTCCACTCCAGTCTCTAGAGAAAATTAATGAATTGGAGAGTGATTTAGTttagtactatatatatatatatataaaggtgaAACAAACGATGTCGTTTGAGAAGACTAAAAAAGGTTGTTAACTGCTGTTAGTTACTTAccagagagagagtgagagagtgaaATGTCTGTTTTGTCCGAATACGGAAATAGTGTGAGTTGTTGTCGGAGATTAGTAGTgtgttctttttaaaaaaaagaaggtctACTACTGTTCAATCTATCGCCGCTTCGTTATTTGTCTTTTACTGCTAAAATCAACGttgatttttttgatgaataaaatcAACATTGATAAAAGACCCACGATATattgttttcacatttttctttttggtcgggttgttttttattaattcacttttttagtttttacaactACAACTTGCACTATAGACTGTCCTGTTTAATGGGTGGTGGGTTCACTCTTCACATGGAAGTTATGTATCGAATCGATGCCATATTTGATTGCTGATTTGTAGGTATAGGACGTTTCTCTTTGTtaaattaaagcaaaaaaaaaatgtcaaagcTTAAttcacattttttctttttcttttggtcgGGGAATttacacttttaaaaaaaaaaaaaaaatttatcaaataggACTTATGGTGGATACattgacatttatttttttgtcaatttaaggAGGGTGTTAAATCAACTCTTTGGATTATAATTACATACACATGTACATCTACTTTGATTTATTGAATCACATGTACaaagttaatttattaaatcattAATTGATATACATGTACATGACATGGTGGCATGGAATAGTGTCGCATGTGACATGTGAGAGATAATTGAATGTAATCACATTAACTGATACACATGTACACAACATGGTGGCATAGAACATATATATGccatgtgtgagagagagttgaATGTAATCAGCAACAAGGATTTAGCAAAATTGTCTTTGCTTTtaaaaggaagagagaacaaaaaaagacaaagaagataagagttattttgtttttgcttttaaaaggaagagaggggaaaaaaaaagaaagaacaaaggtGATAAgagttattttgttttagcttttaaaaggaaaaagaaaaatgatagtacatagaaaatagttttttttttttaaagaaaaattcataagTAAATGTATGCATTGATTTTTAGAAGTGTAAATTGCAAACTACTATAAATTATGATAGAGAAATGAagtagataaataaataagttcacatggaaagattataaaaatttgtaaaataacgtaaatactaataaataaacaaactgtATGAATCTATGGACATGTGACTCTAGAACATGTATGTGTCTTATGACACAcacttgatttttaattttactaaaataagatgagatccATTGGATcataattaatgaaaaattttcacatacataaataaaaaattatttaataagataaaactatttttaaaaattatgaattaacAATGTGCATTatgaaaattcatttaaaaaaaacaattaccaatttaaatgaagtgttaaTATCTTTCAATTGCGACTATTCATTGTCTATAAATTAAGAGCTTCAAATAGAAGCcgttcaaatttcattttcattcacCATTTTACTAAAATACATAGTTTTATATGAAAACTCTAAGAAAAAACTTCATGGTTGTCTGTAATTTTATTACACTTTGGAGATAAATTTCTTGTAACTCGAAAACAATCTCTGTCGAATGAGGACAAATATTGCTTTTAAGGATAATATTTCTATGGTAATTATAGAATACTCCTCCTTCTCACATAATTGTGGGTCCcgctaattaaattcatagtgagACCCACAATTTACGTGAGAGAGGGGAGTACgcatttaataattttccatatttCTGACACTTCTGGAAGTTCCATTAATTTTCTTCTTCCGATTTCCTGCACAATTTTCTTCAACACGTAGGAGTACAGTTTTATCATAAATTCATAACTGGAATAGCACAGTGGTTAAAGGAACAATGTGCTCATATTGAGGTTGTGGGGTTCCAatttaaatgaagtgttaaTATCTTTCAATTGCAACTATTCATTGTCTATAAATTAAGAGCTTGAAATAGAAGCagttcaaatttcattttcactCACCATTTCACTAAAATACACAGTTTTATATTAAAACTCTAAGAAAAAACTTCATAATGGTTGTCTGTAATTTTATTACACTATGGAGATAAATTTCTTGTAACTCGAAAACAAACTCTTTTGAATGAGGACAAGTATTGCTTTTAAGGATAATATTTCTATGGTAATTATAGAATACTCCTCCCTCTCACATAATTGTGAGTCTcgctaattaaattcatagtgagACTCACAATTTATGTGAGAGGGGGAGAAtacgcatttatagtactctagagtatttaataattttctatatttCTGATACTTCTGGAAGTCCCATTAATTTTCTTCTTCCGATTTCCTGCACAATTTTCTTCAACACGTAGGAGTACAGTTTTATCATAAATTCATAACTGGAATAGCACAGTGGTTAAAGGAACAATGTGCTCATACTGAGGTTGTGCGGTTCCAAGACAAAACAAGGTgataaaaaagtaaaactaaACATATAGCTTAGAGGTACCGCAATGCTTGtaggttcaaacttcaaatccTATTTAGAGAGATTTTTTAGTTATCACTTTTTCTAACCTACCACCATATTCTCCTTAAGTTTCTAAATTAGCATAATTGTGGGACATAAAAAAGTGAGaagttgattttggtttttattcCCCACTCTcatttagaagaagaaagatcaTCCAAAAAGAATGAATGGGAAGAATAAAGTAGTCTCTTTATTAGCCACAAGATTTCGTGTAAAAAGATGAATAAgtatatttatttagttccgCAGTTCctgtatttttttactatttaatatatatataatctatattgtttattttattgattaaaattctattgaatgtataaattattattattattatatgtattaAGTTATATTTGTTTAGATATAGAAGTAAATAGGGTGAGCCCTAGGGTTTGGCCACTTAGGCCATGACCTACAATTCATACTAGAGAATGGCTCCCAAATGTAGACAGTCTCATAAAACATCTCTTTCACAACATGTGTGAATTTCATACCTTTGAGTCTTACACGTGAGAGAGAGGCCTTATGACTTATGATATACATTATCCAAATGCCACATGTTGTGAGAAAAAGGTCTCACGAGACTATCTTAAGAAATACTTTCTCCAAATGTGGGGGCAATAAGTgtccttttttaaaatttatttataaaagaaattgaGCTCACTTTTTCCTCCATTttgaaaatgcatttttttagttatgctaaagatactacaaattttactacatatattttataaattgatgtgtaactaattataataaataattcaaatattcttttATTACCATGCTGAAGTTCCACCAATCTCATATATTGCCACacaatttataagtttttttctattataatttgtactagctttagcatttttccccaaaaaaaaaaaaatccaacccaatttaccattaagttaattaatcatatattattattattattattattattattattattaatagttgGGGAGAGtgaatttgaagtttgaacttgaAATGTCTTCATTAGAAATGTAAAGAAGTATTGGTTAGTTATTTTAAAAAGACTATATTGAACCAACCTGGGTAGAAGATACAACTAAATAGATTATGAAGATAATAAGGGACAAAGCCTTTGAAAATCATACTACTAATTCCACTTGAGCTAGAAGTTTATAAAGCATTTTCGAGAAAATTATCATAGCAGTGAGAATGCCTTTTCCATAAgtacttattagttattattacaacttttcgtttttgttttctaaagtATCAATAGCGGGCCTAGAATTCAAAATATGGGCTCTGGGCACACGCTAAGGGCtaaggtacttttttttttgactgaaggGCTTAGGCTATCTAAAAAGTAGGGACCTTGGACCATTTGGACCCATTTGGAatgtgtgtttaaacaacagtttttagctttttttgaaaatatgtatgagtgaaaaaatgtgtagaaatatgtgtaatattatttaaaactgaaaacatatgtttaaaaTGGTGTACCAAACAGgcctttggttttttgttttttgggtgaATGGACCCTTTGGGTCCATTTGACGGTATTTTTATAAAGGCCTCATTTTGGTGTTTCAATGGATATTATACTTGTCAGAAATGTTGGGTTGAGCTAAACCCAATGGGTATACCCATAAGGAAGAGTCAATAAGGAAGAGTTGTGACTCTTGGTGAATAAGTGTGATTCTTGATGACAGGTTACAACCTTTGGCAAAGGTTGCAACCATTACAAGGGTTGTCTTATGAAGGGTGAATGTATCCATAAACAAGACACTACATGTTGTTAGATAATCAATTTAGAGTGGTGTTGTAAAGAACTAAAGATcaatacacaataaaatatctctttttgatcattttgtttaattattttttaatttttaaggtcCATCAATTTTTGTTTGTACATATAAGTTATGGATATTGTGTGTTTTGTGTTCACTACAAAACAATTTCGAACACTTACAAATATCTTTTTTGTAATATTGATTAAGGAAAGGTAtaggtaaaaaataatattttttttcccctatataTTTCATTGCTTCCACATTCCAACAATACTGTAGTTTGCaaccaatgagctctagctcaattAACCTCCTCCCTTATAAGCactaggtggagggtgaggtcggGAGTTCAAAAACCCACTAGGTGCTTGTGGAACTTACTAATCCAAAACAATACCAATGTTTGCAGGTTTTGGAGGGGATTGTGCCACAAGAAAGCTGCCATTTCAGCTAAAAATTTGCCATGAGAAATCCAGTCAATACCTTAATGGTTTAACCCAGCAGAGTTCTTGAAGTTGGAGCTGTGAAGTAgtcctaaaatgaaaaattgataaaacatAACCTGAGCTAAACAATGAAACCAACCAACTCACCAACAaagattatcaaaaagaaaggtACCTTATTAAAGCAATTGCTCTCAAAAGACACGAAAATAATTTCGAATATTAGCGAGCCTTTTCAGAAGCAAGGGCTTAAAATATGACTAAAAACTCAATTGAACATAGCAACATATATTACAAAGAATATTGTTTAAAACACTATGATGATCTCCTCATGATTTACTCCTTCACTAGTAGGCTAATATGAATGGTAcaacagaaaaaaaataaaaaataaaaaatcaagtcCAAGTCCATattgaaattaatgaaacaaatatgaaagaatttataatgcaatagaATTGAATGCAATATCTTTTCCTCACTGGTCATGTAGGCAAGTTTACTGTGAGAGCGCATCAGCTCCATTCACGGTATCTGATTGAATAATTACCCGGGTGTCAAGTTATTCTTGGCATACCATTTTGCCACCTGAATTGGTGTCTTCATCTAAGCTGTGAGGTTCTTGCTTCTTTTCTGCTGCTGCTTCTTTTAAAACCCCCAAAACTTGACTACTTGAAAAGGAATTTTCTGCATTATTGGTGCACATCCAAGCTTCCTGGAGTTGCAAGACATACTCCAAGTACCACAAAACTTCCCCCATTGTAGGCCGGTTCTTCCCCTCATCAGCAAGACATTTTTCTGCTATCTCTCCAAACTTCTTCAAGGACTCTGGAGAATAATTTCCTTTGAGACGAGAGTCAATTATAGTTTCTAGTGATCTCTGCCGTTGCCATCCCATTGCCCACTCTGCAAGATTGATCTGATCTTTAGGCAAGCTTGGATTTATAACAGCTCGAGCACAAACGACTTCAAACAACACTACTCCAAAAGAGTAAACATCAGATTTCTCAGTCAAATGCTGTCGTCTGTAGTACTCAGGGTCTAGATATCCGAAGCTTCCTTTTACTGCAGTA encodes:
- the LOC115992346 gene encoding uncharacterized protein LOC115992346 codes for the protein MVCFRGGVSTVMIAIYGPLILMTLTMMNADHSESHELRPSDHGLEFQTNTPSSSDSEKSPPPEMMSFFGNSSSTSSDVAMPKALNSNSSSSSTADGDDTSWWGNNAGRGKSKDHVRDVLLVGSVACGLTGVVLLVISALLYIFKFRKQRSPSPPLPQQQPPPPPLALPSSAALSCHDNDSGNKLQIVVRDSY